CTGTGTAATGCGTATTGATCAACAACTCGCAGATAAATGGATTAGCCCGGGATCTAGTGTGCTTGATTTGGGCTGTGGTGATGGCGAATTGTTATCGCAAATGGGCAAAAAACACCAAATTCGTGCATACGGTATGGAAATTGATCAGGAAAAGATTGCAATTGCGGTCAGTCGCGGGTTAAATATCATTCAACAAGACTTGAACCTCGGTTTGGGACGCTTTGCCGATCAGTCGTTTGACTATGTGGTTATGGCACAAGCTTTGCAAGCTGTAGATGCACCTGATGTACTTTTGCGTGATATGGTGCGTGTAGGGAAACAAGCGATTATTACTTTTCCTAACTTTGCCCATTGGAAGACGCGTTCTTTCTTGGCTCTCAAAGGAAAGATGCCTGTTTCAGAAGCTTTACCGTATATGTGGTATAACACACCGAATATCCACCTATGCACCTTTAGAGATTTTGAAGCACTGTGTGCAGAAAATCAGATTAAAATTATTGATCGACTTGCCGTAAATGGGAATCAACAAGGCAGTATGCTCAGCAAGCATCTGCCAAATTTGTTCGG
The sequence above is drawn from the Acinetobacter lanii genome and encodes:
- the metW gene encoding methionine biosynthesis protein MetW, yielding MRIDQQLADKWISPGSSVLDLGCGDGELLSQMGKKHQIRAYGMEIDQEKIAIAVSRGLNIIQQDLNLGLGRFADQSFDYVVMAQALQAVDAPDVLLRDMVRVGKQAIITFPNFAHWKTRSFLALKGKMPVSEALPYMWYNTPNIHLCTFRDFEALCAENQIKIIDRLAVNGNQQGSMLSKHLPNLFGEVAIYRVSAL